A stretch of Lysobacter sp. K5869 DNA encodes these proteins:
- a CDS encoding carbohydrate kinase family protein, protein MKLDQPPFAPPRFSIVGDVSVDLVLGTLDRWPKIGTEQLLPRSELRAGGSAANAALAARHLGLSPHLIGAIGDDDLAQWLLLQLAGIRVELQTCASDTTMSVGLLHTGGERTFFTSYGHLQHLTPDFVLQHLPPAPAGSVALFTAPFLLPGLRGQFGELLAQASRQGYEVALDTGWPPEGWTPQVLREVEGWLAHCDHLLVNELEATSLADRHDDGADLDAAVRRVAERLKPGAHLIVKLGAAGALGHVDGRTTRYATQAAHDIFDTVGAGDSFNTGYLAARLNRAGLHDALAAGCRTAAAILPRFPRKRIAAGELSYCLQPHS, encoded by the coding sequence ATGAAGCTCGATCAGCCCCCTTTCGCCCCGCCCCGCTTCAGCATCGTCGGCGACGTCAGCGTCGATCTGGTGCTGGGCACGCTCGATCGCTGGCCCAAGATCGGCACCGAACAGCTGCTGCCGCGCAGCGAACTGCGCGCCGGCGGCTCGGCCGCCAATGCCGCCCTCGCCGCCCGCCATCTCGGCCTGAGCCCGCATCTGATCGGCGCGATCGGCGACGACGACCTCGCCCAATGGCTGCTGCTGCAACTGGCCGGCATCCGCGTCGAACTGCAGACCTGCGCCAGCGACACCACGATGTCGGTCGGGCTGCTGCACACCGGCGGCGAGCGCACCTTCTTCACCAGCTACGGGCATTTGCAGCATCTGACGCCCGACTTCGTGCTCCAGCACCTGCCGCCAGCGCCGGCCGGCAGCGTCGCCTTGTTCACCGCGCCGTTCCTGCTGCCGGGCCTGCGCGGCCAGTTCGGCGAACTGCTGGCGCAGGCCTCGCGCCAGGGCTACGAGGTCGCGCTCGACACCGGCTGGCCGCCGGAAGGCTGGACGCCGCAGGTGCTGCGCGAAGTCGAAGGCTGGCTCGCGCATTGCGACCATCTGCTGGTCAACGAGTTGGAAGCGACGAGCCTCGCCGACCGCCACGACGACGGCGCCGATCTCGACGCCGCCGTGCGCCGCGTCGCCGAACGGCTCAAGCCCGGCGCCCATCTGATCGTCAAGCTCGGCGCCGCCGGCGCGCTCGGCCACGTCGACGGCCGCACCACCCGCTACGCCACGCAGGCGGCGCACGACATCTTCGACACCGTCGGCGCCGGCGACAGCTTCAACACCGGCTATCTGGCGGCACGTTTGAACCGCGCCGGCCTGCACGACGCGCTCGCCGCCGGTTGCCGCACCGCCGCGGCGATCCTGCCGCGCTTCCCGCGCAAGCGCATCGCCGCGGGCGAACTCTCCTACTGCCTGCAGCCGCACTCCTGA
- a CDS encoding TonB-dependent receptor, translating into MKKHPREVRPTGLAAAVAAVLIGCAAAPAMAQSAAAGQDKQAEAARADAGQTDAGDARATLETVRVSATRLESDLLKTPVTVTAVTQDALTREGVRDVRGLSGKMPNVQIASGPDSGVQVSIRGIGANNFTEIGDPAVGLHVGGLYSPRPQGALALMFDVDQVEVLRGPQGTLFGRNSTGGSINIIPAKPRFDSTFGSAEIDVGSYNLRQLNLIQNIAVNDRFALRLSATKVERDGWIHQQQDFTDANIPERGFIPDGIPDVDQRRNVKVGRDKYYYNRDEWAVRLAARFAFSDSVEWLLAYEKFQNDGAGQVALKDCDQAAGTRFACTGGKWDVKINVPGKTDMSIDTVRSNLSWFLSDANSIEYNFAFAVQKRSQIADDDGGYHEIPSQVTATWPVPAEGDWGIWPIRDNTSITLDSKYKSFVHELQFKHQGERLSLVSGLFWMREKNAIDYAQEMLVNAPYGYPISQYYHQPNRQIDAKAIFTQADWRFAPTWTATMGARYSRDAKTDRGGRVYGGWDTESTAYYNGHYDPGTPGEPGFRPHNGRDLTHQMGPFAGIDAYKLWGPPAENAHSESWRKFTYRLGLTKNLSDDEIVFASLSTGYKAGGFGDKDDACDGKVCIDGPPGPHYTFFPYKPETVTNFEIGYKGLLLDKRLSLSVTAFYSRYKDMQVTGDFYASKVHVEEPCPAQNPTCDVIKKWQTVNVGVVNIPGLEVEVDYLPTPNTRIGGFFSYIDSKIKDYPTFSDEWNCGVRAEFGAPPCPEPYQGSDPQLAGRQIYDITGHHLPMTPKFTAGVNVSHTFKFANGYELVPWASVKWQDKMYFTLRNLDNAHVSDAQKAYTTVDASLSLKSPSFWRAELYVLNATDKMSKNWADDAGGFIRAYWNDPRTVGLRVRFDY; encoded by the coding sequence ATGAAAAAGCATCCCCGCGAGGTTCGACCGACCGGCCTCGCCGCCGCGGTGGCCGCGGTCTTGATCGGCTGCGCCGCCGCGCCGGCGATGGCGCAGTCCGCCGCGGCCGGGCAAGACAAGCAGGCCGAGGCCGCGCGCGCCGACGCCGGCCAGACCGACGCGGGCGACGCCCGCGCCACCCTGGAAACCGTGCGCGTGTCCGCCACGCGCCTGGAATCGGATCTGCTGAAAACGCCGGTGACGGTCACCGCCGTCACCCAGGACGCGTTGACCCGCGAAGGCGTGCGCGACGTGCGCGGCCTGTCCGGCAAGATGCCGAACGTGCAGATCGCTTCGGGCCCGGATTCGGGCGTGCAGGTCAGCATCCGCGGCATCGGCGCCAACAACTTCACCGAGATCGGCGACCCGGCCGTCGGCCTGCACGTGGGCGGTTTGTACTCGCCGCGGCCGCAAGGCGCGCTGGCGCTGATGTTCGACGTCGATCAGGTCGAAGTGCTGCGCGGCCCGCAAGGCACGCTGTTCGGGCGCAACTCCACCGGCGGCAGCATCAACATCATCCCGGCCAAGCCGCGCTTCGATTCGACCTTCGGCAGCGCCGAGATCGACGTGGGCAGCTACAACCTGCGCCAGCTCAACCTGATCCAGAACATCGCCGTGAACGACCGCTTCGCCCTGCGCCTGTCGGCGACCAAGGTCGAGCGCGACGGCTGGATCCATCAGCAGCAGGACTTCACCGACGCCAACATCCCCGAACGCGGCTTCATCCCCGACGGCATCCCGGACGTGGACCAGCGCCGCAACGTCAAGGTCGGCCGCGACAAGTACTACTACAACCGCGACGAATGGGCGGTGCGTCTGGCCGCGCGCTTCGCCTTCAGCGACAGCGTCGAGTGGCTGCTGGCCTACGAGAAGTTCCAGAACGACGGCGCCGGCCAGGTCGCGCTGAAGGACTGCGATCAGGCCGCCGGCACCCGCTTCGCCTGCACCGGCGGCAAGTGGGACGTGAAGATCAACGTGCCCGGCAAGACCGACATGTCCATCGACACGGTGCGCTCCAACCTCAGCTGGTTCCTCAGCGACGCCAACAGCATCGAATACAACTTCGCCTTCGCCGTGCAGAAGCGCTCGCAAATCGCCGACGACGACGGCGGCTATCACGAGATTCCCTCGCAAGTGACCGCCACCTGGCCGGTGCCGGCCGAGGGCGACTGGGGCATCTGGCCGATCCGCGACAACACCTCGATCACTCTGGACTCGAAGTACAAGTCGTTCGTGCACGAGCTGCAGTTCAAGCATCAGGGCGAGCGCCTGAGCTTGGTGTCGGGCCTGTTCTGGATGCGCGAGAAGAACGCGATCGACTACGCGCAGGAGATGCTGGTCAACGCGCCTTACGGTTATCCGATCAGCCAGTACTACCACCAGCCCAATCGCCAGATCGACGCCAAGGCGATCTTCACCCAGGCCGACTGGCGCTTCGCGCCGACCTGGACCGCGACCATGGGCGCGCGCTACAGCCGCGACGCCAAGACCGACCGCGGCGGCCGCGTGTACGGCGGCTGGGACACAGAATCCACCGCTTATTACAACGGCCACTACGATCCGGGCACGCCGGGCGAACCGGGCTTTCGCCCGCACAACGGCCGCGACCTGACCCACCAGATGGGCCCGTTCGCCGGCATCGACGCGTACAAGCTGTGGGGGCCGCCGGCCGAGAACGCGCATTCCGAATCCTGGCGCAAGTTCACTTACCGCCTGGGCCTGACCAAGAATCTGTCCGACGACGAGATCGTGTTCGCCTCGCTGTCCACCGGCTACAAGGCCGGCGGCTTCGGCGACAAGGACGACGCCTGCGACGGCAAGGTCTGCATCGACGGCCCGCCGGGCCCGCACTACACCTTCTTCCCGTACAAGCCCGAGACCGTCACCAACTTCGAGATCGGCTATAAGGGCCTGCTGCTGGACAAGCGCCTGAGCCTGTCGGTGACCGCGTTCTACAGCCGCTACAAGGACATGCAGGTCACCGGCGACTTCTACGCGTCGAAGGTGCATGTCGAGGAACCCTGTCCGGCGCAAAACCCGACCTGCGACGTGATCAAGAAATGGCAGACGGTCAACGTCGGCGTGGTCAACATCCCGGGCCTGGAAGTGGAAGTGGACTACCTGCCCACGCCCAACACCCGCATCGGCGGCTTCTTCTCCTACATCGACAGCAAGATCAAGGACTACCCGACCTTCAGCGACGAATGGAACTGCGGCGTGCGCGCCGAGTTCGGCGCGCCGCCGTGTCCCGAGCCGTACCAGGGCTCCGACCCGCAGCTGGCCGGCCGCCAGATCTACGACATCACCGGCCATCATCTGCCGATGACGCCGAAGTTCACCGCCGGCGTCAACGTCTCGCACACCTTCAAGTTCGCCAACGGCTACGAGCTGGTGCCGTGGGCCAGCGTGAAGTGGCAGGACAAGATGTACTTCACCCTGCGCAACCTCGACAACGCCCATGTCTCCGACGCGCAGAAGGCGTACACGACGGTCGATGCGAGTTTGAGTTTGAAGTCGCCGTCGTTCTGGCGCGCCGAGCTGTACGTGCTCAACGCCACCGACAAGATGAGCAAGAACTGGGCCGACGATGCCGGCGGGTTCATTCGTGCGTATTGGAACGATCCGCGCACGGTGGGCTTGCGGGTGCGCTTCGACTACTGA
- a CDS encoding MFS transporter, protein MKHRPLIIGYLLLIWFAISFITNLIGPLMPIAIQDFKLSLTMAGFMPFSFFLAYGLISIPGGLLIEIRGTRFTLFAAFALNFLGALAIALIPGYVSVVAGLFVIGLGMALLQVVINPLMRTAGGEQHFAFFSVMAQLVFGLASFLSPLAFRLYMQRPGVEGQPLAWLNFYWYFSAAFVLLALLNYKLPLPAVELKDDERAGSREAYRSLLRRRDVRLFFLAIVAYVGTEQSLANWMSQFLHSYHGLSATEQGAIAVSRFWGLMSLGCLVGLGLLKLLDSKWVLAIFATLAIGCLALALLGSAAVSLQAFPAAGFFLSVMFSVIFSLGLNSVSQHHGAFSGILCTGILGGAVVPLLIGVIADHWGLRIGLSLVVLPLLYILSVSLWAKPLVRNQTVYSAKNTPASP, encoded by the coding sequence ATGAAGCACCGGCCCTTGATCATCGGCTACCTCCTCCTGATCTGGTTCGCGATCTCCTTCATCACCAATCTGATCGGGCCGCTGATGCCGATCGCGATCCAGGACTTCAAGCTCAGCCTGACCATGGCCGGCTTCATGCCGTTCTCGTTCTTCCTCGCCTACGGCCTGATCTCGATTCCCGGCGGGCTGCTGATCGAAATCCGCGGCACCCGCTTCACCTTGTTCGCCGCGTTCGCGCTGAACTTCCTCGGCGCGCTGGCCATCGCGCTGATTCCCGGCTACGTCTCGGTCGTGGCCGGCCTGTTCGTGATCGGGTTGGGGATGGCGCTGTTGCAGGTGGTGATCAACCCGCTGATGCGCACCGCCGGCGGCGAGCAGCACTTCGCCTTCTTCTCGGTGATGGCGCAGCTGGTGTTCGGCCTCGCCTCCTTCCTCAGCCCGCTCGCGTTCCGGCTCTACATGCAGCGGCCCGGCGTGGAAGGACAACCGCTGGCGTGGCTGAACTTCTATTGGTACTTCAGCGCCGCCTTCGTGCTGCTGGCCCTGCTCAACTACAAGCTGCCGCTGCCGGCGGTGGAATTGAAGGACGACGAGCGCGCCGGCAGCCGCGAAGCCTATCGCAGCCTGCTGCGGCGCCGCGACGTGCGCCTGTTCTTTCTCGCCATCGTCGCCTATGTCGGCACCGAGCAATCGCTCGCCAATTGGATGTCGCAGTTCCTGCACAGCTACCACGGCCTGTCGGCCACCGAACAAGGCGCGATCGCGGTCAGCCGCTTCTGGGGCTTGATGTCGCTGGGCTGTCTGGTCGGACTGGGGCTGCTGAAACTGCTGGATTCCAAGTGGGTGCTGGCGATCTTCGCGACGCTGGCCATCGGCTGCCTCGCCCTCGCCCTCCTCGGTTCCGCGGCCGTGTCCCTGCAGGCGTTTCCGGCCGCGGGCTTTTTCTTGTCGGTGATGTTCTCGGTGATCTTCTCGCTGGGCCTCAACTCGGTCAGCCAACACCACGGCGCGTTCTCGGGAATCCTGTGCACCGGCATCCTCGGCGGCGCCGTGGTGCCGTTGCTGATCGGCGTGATCGCCGACCACTGGGGCCTGCGCATCGGCCTGTCGCTGGTCGTCCTCCCCTTGCTCTACATCCTCAGCGTCTCGCTGTGGGCCAAGCCCTTGGTCCGCAACCAGACCGTGTACTCCGCCAAGAACACGCCCGCCTCGCCCTGA